TTgcaaactttttactaaacacgGAGAAGACTTATGCAACCAATAACGCGATGTTCTGATGTGTGAAGATAAATTTTCCAATTTATTTAGAATCGGATGTTGAGAAAACTGAATGGAACGATATAAGTATTTATCTGATAAAAACTGTCGTCTTAGTTTGAGTGGCGGATCACAACACTCTACTTGTAAAGCATTTATCGGGCTAGACTTCATGGCGCCAGTAATTAACCTGAGACATTTCGATTGAATTTGATCTAGTTTTTTTAAACCAGCGGAGTTACTTGGTTCCAATAAAAACGATCCGTAGTCTATCCTGCTTCTGATCAGGGCattgtatattaattttaaggaaaatggGTGCGAGCCCCACCAAACAcccgataaacatcgaagaatGTTTAATAGTTTTTCACACTTAGCAACAATATACTCGCAGTGTGGAAGCCCCGACATCTTAGAGTCAAATATAATTCCTAAAAATTTTGCTTGATATACTTGTGAAATTGGTTCATTGTTATATAATATGGTAGCTTCAGGAATAGCTCTCATTCTACTAAAAACCAATACTGAACTTTTGGTAGTTGACAACTCCATGCCATTTGAGCAAAGCCAAATGTGTAATCTGGTTAATGCAGAGTTGACAATATCCGTGGCTGTAGCAACATTGTCATCAGAGTAGTAAATTAAAAGGTCATCAGCATACTGTAAAATATTAACGGGGCTGTTAAGTGCTAATTCTAGATCATGAGTGTAGACGTTGTACAAGATAGGACTTAAAACCGAACCTTGTGGTAATCCCTTCCAAACGACTCTGTTTAGTTCTAACGAGCCTGTAGAAACGGTAATAAATCTTTCGGATAAGATGTTGATAATGAAATTAGACAAACAAATGGGAACCTTGAGTTTGTTGAGTTTTTCAAGCAGAATAGTTAAAATAACATTATCATATGCTGCAGAAACATCAAGGAAAACAGAAATAGTGTTATGATTAAGTGATAGTGCTGATCTTATATCTGTCGTGAATATGGATAAGCTATCCATCGTGCTTTTACCTCTTCGAAACCCAAATTGACTACTAGCTAATAGTCCGTTGGATTCCAAATACCATTCTAAACGGTTCTTGACTAAATGTTCTGCCAGTTTAAGGAGCACAGAAGATAAAGCTATAGGACGGTGTGAAGAAGACTCTGTTGGGGATTTATTCGATTTTAATATTGGTATAATTATTTGAACTTTCCACGACGGAGGAACGTTACCAGTGAGCAGAatagtatttattatgtttaaaaaatatgttaatgcACAATCAGTAAGATTGCACAAGAATGAATACGGAATTCCGTCTTTCCCAGGCGAAGAGTCTTTAAGACCACGTAAAACACCTTTAAGTTCTAATAAAGAAAATGGAGACTCAATAGTAGAAACAGTTGGAAAATTATCGACTGAGGGACAAAAGGTAAATCGATTTAAGAGAATTTCCTGAGGAACTGAAGCTGGTGCTAGCTGGTCTaaaaatttatccgtcaaagaAGGTGATAGCGAAGAGATATTAGTGTCACTAAAGGCTGATCTAAATCGTTTTACCTTTTGCCAAACCTCAGTTGAACTAGTTTGAGGCGAGATGGAAGTACAAAAGTTCCTCCAGCCtagaatttttttctttttaagtagtTTCTTTGTACTGGCAACAATTTTAGAAAGATTTGATAGGTTGTCAAATGTCATATCTTTAGCATAAATTAGTTCAGCATTTTTGCGGGATTTTATTGCTGATGTGCATTCACTATCCCACCAGGGCGGAGAAGGCAGTTTTTCTGATCTAGTGCTTTTAACCGGAAAAACTTTATCTGCAGCGTCTATCAATGATTTAGCAAAATCGTCAGCACACTTAACCTCATTTCCCGGAACAACATTAGATAGTGAAGAAATTCTTTGTTCCACTTCTATGCTAAATTGGCGCCAGTTAGCATGTGTTAGAATATGTCTTAAACGAGGAGTACGAAGACAACGTTTTTGCATATTGAAGGAAGAGTTGTTTGGAATAGAAATGACTATTGGGAAATGGTCGCTGCCAAAGGTTGATGAGAGGACGTCCCATGAAAGAGAGGCCGCTAAAGTCGGGGTAGTAATTGACAGATCCACTGCGCTGACAGCAACATTTGGCTCGGTTCGACGCGTTGGGCtaccattatttataaaacaaagattGTGGTTATTTAGAATGTCTAATAGAATTTTACCAAAATGGTTAGAATTGGCACTACCCCATGATTGATGATGACAATTGAAATCACCAAGAAGTATAAAGGGTTTGGGGATAGTggataaaattgaatttatttcattaagtatGCTTGAAGATGGGCAGggaatataaatagataaaactaaaatattatttaaatgagcAGCAACAATAGAGTATTCAGCACTATGAGGAGGAAGGGAAAAAGGagcaaaatgaaatgaattgttGATGAGTAGAGCAACGCCGCCATACCCATCAGATCTATCTTCACGCAAAACGGAAAAACCAgagattttaaagaaaaaatctgGTTTTAGCCATGTTTCTTGTAGGGCTACTGCTATTGGACTGTATTTGTTCAATAAGAAAAGCAGATCGCTTTTCTTATTGATTATGCTGCGGCAATTCCACTGAACAATCTTTAAGTGATTGTCCATTGTGGATGTTCAAGAACTGggtcaaaatttcaaataaggGGGCAACGTTGGacggtgtatttttatttgattgtgtttgtgttaaataatttaacaaagcTATTAAGATATCTGAAATAGATGGAgtgttattttgattattattagtTTGTATGTTTTGATTGTTAACAGCACAACCCTTACATGGAAGAGTCATGTTGTAATCTCTTATCAGGGCTTTATGAGCCTCTTGATCATAACCTTTGGATAGGATGCGGGGAGGACTTGGCTTttgcaaaattgtttttttgtaagatTTTGTGGGGGAACTACCTGGGGTAAATAACTGATTTCCTGATTGCACATGAGAATTATTTTGGCCATGAGATACCACATCTGCAAAAGATTTTGAAACAGCTGGGTGCAGTTTTGAAGCTTCAGCATAAGAGATGGAAGAAGTTGCCATGCTATGTTTAATTCTCTTTTGTCTGTCAAGTTCAGGGCAGGACCTACTATTAGCAAAGTGATGACCTGCACATAGGGAACAGGATGCATCCTCTGGTGTGATGTCGCAAGAAGACCCAGTGTGTCCTTGGCCACACTTAAAGCAACAAGGCTTTGACCTACATTGTATTTTGGTATGGCCAAAACGGCAACAGTTAAAACATTGTATGGTCGGAAAAATGTATAATTCCACCGGTAGAGCATTGTAgcacataaaaacttttttgggcAGTGTTTGGCCATCGAAAGTAAGTACAACAGTTTGAGAAGGTTTCCACACTGGTGCACCTGAAACCATTACTTTGTAGTTTAGACGTCTTACTTTTATAATTTCACCACAACCTAAGGGAACCTTAACATTTTCAATGACTTCCTCAGGGCTCCAATCATCAGGCACCCCACGAATAAGACCCATCCTGGTTACATTATAGGTAGGAATAAAAGCTCTCAGTTTATGGGTAGTCAAGTTAGCATCGGATATAAAAGCATTTGCATCTATAAAGTTCGAAAAAGCAACAGCAATCCTATTCCTACCAATTCGCTTAACACtgccatttacaatatttttgtacttttgtttcaataagaagttgccaaatgtaactGGATGTAAGGTGGTATTGTCAGAAGGTGATGTCTCGATGCGCTGCACATGAATGAGGTAAGGAGAAGCATCCGATGGTTGGTAGGACTTTCTACCAATGGAGACCTTGCCTTGATTATCTTTAGAAATAGTCTCATCTGCTGAATTTGGTGTTACTTTTTCAGAAATAATTGTCGGGCTATCAGGGTCAGTGTCAGTATTGCAATTGCAAGATTTATTAGGGTCAGAGCCACTGTTATTCCGATGTCTCGTTTTTTTGTTACACGTTTTGCAAATGTGTCGAACAAAAGAACGTTTACGAGATGTTTTCGAATTTTCGGCCGATGCTGAAGCGTGAGACGCATCAGAATCAAAGCCCATGACTGAGTCATTGTCTTTGTGATTATCGTTGTTACCTTCGCTATTGTTGTTTACCGTAACATAATAAGCAGGTGATGGTGGTTGCAGTGAAGATGAACCCCCAGGATCTGGGGGCTCCTCTTTACTCATAtttaaagtataaaaattaaCTAACTACTTACCAAATATTCTTCTAGAActacacaaaattaaataaatatatacacagaatctaaatattttactttacacCTTATTTGATCCTATATTTACAgataaaaagaatatttaaaagaaattttcaaaaaaacgcGTCCGCCAAGTTTAACAGTTTCCCGCCTTTTTCACTTTGACCTTCTTTCTTGACGTttgtggagttttttttttttggccatGGTGAGGATGatatgatactgcaatgccacTTTATTAGGCAAGTTTACGAAGAACCGAACGCATCAATGTACTGCTGAAGCAAatttgagcaaaaaaaaaaacattttattagtctacatttatttaagtaagtaataatttatacaatgtatgaaaagaaaagaatacaTAGCAAtacacatcaaattgaagagcggaaaattcggatttttagagtattttcaatataaacttgaataaattactatgaatatgttgttgtttctttaaaaaaatatggctctgtccatcagaggacaattttgccagtgtctagtagtttttgccgttgcacggtaaaaaaaaatctagaaaacgaattatgagaggtaatggtggataaACGATGATGATGCAAATCACACTATGAATATGATTATAAGTATatatggcgttgcgaagtaaacatgtcaatgtcatcacattaaagtggcgttagtgtcacgtcatcgcgtgtcacaggttcgtatttcgttctccattgtgacctcttaaaggccccacacacggtacgattcgacgattttcatcagatcgatcgtacagacgaatcgtaccgtatatgggttgattatgagacagagacatcatagttatttgggcaaataagatttaggagaaatggCTACTGGTGaatgaaataccgatacgtaggttagctgtgaaagtacgtttgtgataatattaaggctgggaatatacgtcagatttttcgataagtacgacagtctttacactggcaattttttttttcaaacatattattatgagtctacattttacccgagcaaagccgggttttcatctagtctatattaataatttcgtaccggtctactcgaacgaaatgcacatcaaattgaagagcgtaaaaaattagtcaatccgagtcgacaacttgtaagccttggcagacttatatattccggaaatgagggttcatacctaccgactggaatgggtttcatgctggtatcagatgggtatatttaggggtcctgGTAGTCACCTTTGAGAGCATCTGCCAAGCACTTCCGGCAAgaaaaatactgacatatttcgcttttttgtatctaccagtaaattccAAACTGATGCCATGACCATTATTTCAGTATCACATGGGTTAAATAacgccccttttttcgcaccggaCGTGACTATGTTTTTGGTACTTTCAGCAAGTTCCGCCGCAAGACATAAATTCAGACTTAGCATCAGTTTTATCggaaaccattgtgcatttcatcgcggtatcaagtaggtacgaaattttgcagtccgctctccgtctattTTTTCCGTCTTGTTTGTGGCACAATCTATCGATTCGATAGATTATCGCTATCATAACAACACTACTTCTAGATGGGTGGAaccagaaataaataattgtatgcTACATTAAAcgctaaatttatttaaatgttacttATTAGTGCAATTTGTATATGTAGCTTCCaccatttaacaaaaaaagacTTTGAATTGTATATCAAGACTGCTTTTTACAACCATCATGACTAGTGTTGCAAGGTAATAAATTGTTTGACATAAAAGAGTACGAACTACGAACGAACCACTCCatacgtagtgattatatactctttgcgTAGTATTTCTAAGtctcttttccccgtatattacTACTACTCTTTGCTCTAAGTAGTCTGTGACCACTCCAAAGTACgacgtaaataataaatttaacacTTTATTTGTATTGTTCACAAGCCATTGTAAGGCTTAGCTActgaaaattgtaattttgtattcaCAATAAAAGTCGATTAGTGCAAATATCAATATGGTTGGCGGTCCAAGTGAACAAGATTCCAGCGACCCACAATACTGTGCATTAGCAAGGGAGTCGCTGCAAAAATACCTTGAAGGCACTGGTGATACTTTGGATGGAAAAGAAATTGAAGTGACCAAAGTAACAAAGCAAGTTGTTTCTGGAACGATGACTCATATTGATTTTAATGTACGCCCTACGAACGGGGACGTTTTTGCTTGCCATGCAGAGATTTGGGAACAGACGTGGTTAAACAAGAAAGAAATTAATGTTACCAGAATCGAATGACCAACAATGAAAATGACCGATTCTCACAAGCGAAATGATATTTCATACAATAAAGACATGATACAGTGCCACAATAATAAGTGTCTTTCCATGAAGGATATTGCCGAACCAGGGCACTTTTTATTGATTGTACAGCTTTAAAGATAAGTcaaattaattaggtattaaTTTTATCATGCATAAAGGGACTGTTGTTAACTAACATTAACACATTCACTGCTGGCTGCTGGCAACCCATATTTGCATTCTCCAGACTTTCACCCAGTGCCCCTGTCAGGATTCCGCACACATTTGAATGCACAAACAATgccggcagtgaatgcgttaacagCTGTCTTCATGTAGAGTTGGGTACAAGATGAATGTTATCTCTCGTATTCTACCAATTGTATGACTCTGTAATTGGTATGATCTGAACttaaaataaagagttatatgtatgttttatttttgtatgatcTAATTCTAATATTTGGCCAGCACCATCGAGGCAGGCcgaaaaggagatggcgggacgatctggacatgTACGCataggactggcctgacattgtgtcagaacgagagttgtggaggtcaagaggggaggcttttgcccagcagtgggacactatacaggctacttttaaataaaaataaaaccggccaagagcgtgtcggacacgcccaaaatagggttctgtagccattacgaaaaaattaactaatatttttctaagcatttcgtattttatatggaatcttccaagtttaggtatattttataccttgggctgctatttactcataaactactaataattctcaagcaaacttggccgctatagttttccttgaaagtttgatatacttactaccatcctgaattttttcaaatttttccacccaccggtttagattttggagggggggggatgctcgattttaatgaaaatttgcactaagttgaatatttcgcaaacatatcactgaatcgaaaaatcgtcgtagcaaacccctaatggttttaacagACCTATTCAatgatactccacactataggtttggatgaggaaaaaaaaaacacccccactttacgtctatgggaggtaccctaaaaaaaatttttttttaattttgaattgtaccattttgttggcatagtttacttatatattcgtgcaaaattacagctttctagcattgatagtccctgagcaaagccgcggacggacagacagacagacagacatggcgaaactataagggttccgtttttgccattttggctccggaaccctaacaataatatttactaTCCCTAaatgttgacaaataaataaaatatgtgatcatttaaatagttatttttcttaatactaCTGATAATACTGTATACTTACATgattaaagtgtattaaattcttaattataatattatttaaacaaaatgaaAGCATTTACTTACTGTATAAAGTATCTGACTCTTAgtacaaaattctaaaattgcTGAATAATTCTAGGGATTTAACAGAGGCATCAGTTCAGtcacaatacacacaactaaTACTGGATCATCTTTTGGATCAGTTTTGCCAAAACATCTAATAGCCCGGTTGGACTGTAGCAAAGGGGGcagacttaaatatttttttaccaaaatgaaGTCAATGAAATGACATATTTTAAACGAATAGAATACGTTAACACTTAAACTAGCTCTGCCACGTCTATGTGACGTCAGAAATGGATAATTCTGTAATTTGTGCATTAGGTACAACCTGTTATGCACGGACGTATCGATCGATCCATGACAGTGGCGAAAGCGAGGGACAGTTAGTGTTAAAATAAGTGTATCCTGTATGTAATCAAAAATGGCCGAGATTAAACGAAAGTTTTGAATTTTATGCAACAAGCcaggacagtttttttttaatcaaaatgaagtcatgacattttatttaaatgatgttTATTGTAGAGAATACGTTAAAATAAGCgtattgtttgatttttttttctctgtaatCAAAAATGGCCGAGATATAGGGACCCAAAGTTTGAAATTTAGGTATCGTCATACGTCGAAGCGTAgtatgaatgagggctatcgcgaatgaattcgccgctagaggcgctagtgtagcgtgaggtctccgaaatgtcaaatctcatagtttttgggtgagctacgcgggtttatttataataaggtttttttttgtgaatattttgcataacctgaaattaattatggcaattatgcgttacggggcaatgaatgtctgtgttttgagacagttttgtctttcggaaacttttgtcctccctttttttccgaaaaaaacggGACTAGGCAatactgtggttgctggatatttttatggtacggttttaaggtgttttaaatatgattttaatctaaactttgttttaacgcccgtaataacagactctgaaagccacaattaaaaacctcacgcaacagtgcgccatctcgtgagacaaaaaacgatagccctcattgtgaccacaacgcacgagccgagcgagcgtaccgcggcagcggccggcaaaAGTGCCAGAACCGCGTTAATCTTAGCTATTGTCTGATCAAAATATGTCGAAtgctcatttttaacccccgacgcaaaaagaggggtgttataagtttgaccgctgtgtgtctgtctggggcaccatagctcttacacaggtggaccgatttgaatgaggttttttttttggaaagcagattttctagcgatggttcttagacatgtttcatcaaaatcggttcagccgtttcaagatcatcagctcttttgttcgctgcggtaggaatcttagacgcataacgggtatttacttacaaacatatttgggacctacaatttgaaacacccatatatatatatacagtggtggtcatgtaattaagaacgatttgaagttccagattatttttaactaaatcatgtcttgtgtagtcgtggttccttcttagaagtaactagttacgttatgaaatagccacatgaatagagcaaacgggattaagaataaataataaaattgctgacatttttttacaaattttgtttttattctctttagtaacaaattaaaatagtaatgaagctggacaaataattaagaacgatttattgaactgctcgaaagtttttttatttgaaacttagattaactaaatcacactaacgtgaagtttgtacagaaaaaaaaaggaatttaatacattttaactaaaattaatagttagtagcatgtccacggctttttattactgccttacaccggcgaggcattgaatctatcaatttttgacatttcgcaagagagatagagttccattcttctaagaatacgtcatacagttctcttaaattgccacactgtcgatttaaaacctttttcttgacttcgcaccaaagatgctctattgggttaagatcggggctgttggctggccaatctaagacagaaactgattgcgatgtgaggaattccttaacggtacgtgcagtatgcttgggatcattgtcatgctggaatgtccaaataaccggaagcacgccttcagcatatggtaacattgtttcttccagtatgtttttgtattgaaattgatccatgtttccttctatcagcctaacaggtccaacaccatgtccagaaaaacatccccaaatttttacatttcccctgccatgctttaaagtcacttttgtgtactttgggtcgaatgctttatttgaaggccatctttcatatcgtttgccatcgaacagaccctatttatttttgtctcgtcagaaaaaaaagaacgtttttccactgtctgactgtccagttttcatgtcttcttgcaaatgcaagccgggcttgcctatgacaccgtttcaacataggcaccttccttgctatccttccgtgcaacttttcttctaccaaacgccttcgaataatgcgtgccgagattgctgaagggttgttttcgccaaaatatttttttcttaactcattagacggtattagacctttaaaaggattttgttttggcCAAACGAACGAtgtttcgatcatctcgacgagatgactttcttttgtctaggtacacgcggaacatttgaagtagtttgatacgtggcaaaatgctttatggcgtggaaaaccatagtttttgaacattgcagatgatcggctatgtgtttatacgaccaattcttgtcgcaaagttttagtattacttctcttgtagatttatcacgacttttatttttccccaatgttttatatgaagcaatcgcctttaagacttttacggcactaaatggcgccaaaattattcgaataataacctaaaaccacaaagcggccgtccgttctctatataaatttgaataaaaataaactattcagcgttcttaattatatgaccagccagtaagtagtaatactaggtttagatgtaatgtat
This region of Choristoneura fumiferana chromosome 11, NRCan_CFum_1, whole genome shotgun sequence genomic DNA includes:
- the LOC141432557 gene encoding uncharacterized protein, whose protein sequence is MSKEEPPDPGGSSSLQPPSPAYYVTVNNNSEGNNDNHKDNDSVMGFDSDASHASASAENSKTSRKRSFVRHICKTCNKKTRHRNNSGSDPNKSCNCNTDTDPDSPTIISEKVTPNSADETISKDNQGKVSIGRKSYQPSDASPYLIHVQRIETSPSDNTTLHPVTFGNFLLKQKYKNIVNGSVKRIGRNRIAVAFSNFIDANAFISDANLTTHKLRAFIPTYNVTRMGLIRGVPDDWSPEEVIENVKVPLGCGEIIKVRRLNYKVMVSGAPVWKPSQTVVLTFDGQTLPKKVFMCYNALPVELYIFPTIQCFNCCRFGHTKIQCRSKPCCFKCGQGHTGSSCDITPEDASCSLCAGHHFANSRSCPELDRQKRIKHSMATSSISYAEASKLHPAVSKSFADVVSHGQNNSHVQSGNQLFTPGSSPTKSYKKTILQKPSPPRILSKGYDQEAHKALIRDYNMTLPCKGCAVNNQNIQTNNNQNNTPSISDILIALLNYLTQTQSNKNTPSNVAPLFEILTQFLNIHNGQSLKDCSVELPQHNQ